The Vicinamibacteria bacterium genome includes a window with the following:
- a CDS encoding (2Fe-2S)-binding protein, whose amino-acid sequence MIQLNVNGMERTVDVEPDTPLLWVLRDELGLTGTKYGCGMALCGACTVHVDGNAIRSCVTPVSAVPGKKVLTIEGLGHGTRHVVQEAWLAEDVPQCGYCQSGQVMAAACLLAENPRPTDGDIDDAMSGNLCRCGTYPRIRRAIHRAAGELAKGGRP is encoded by the coding sequence ATGATCCAGCTGAACGTCAACGGCATGGAGCGGACGGTCGACGTGGAGCCCGACACCCCTCTCCTTTGGGTTCTCCGGGACGAGCTGGGCCTTACCGGCACCAAGTACGGCTGCGGCATGGCCCTCTGCGGGGCCTGCACGGTGCACGTGGATGGCAACGCCATCCGCTCGTGCGTGACCCCGGTCTCGGCGGTGCCCGGGAAGAAGGTGCTCACCATCGAGGGGCTCGGGCACGGGACGCGGCACGTGGTCCAGGAAGCCTGGCTGGCGGAGGACGTGCCGCAGTGCGGGTACTGCCAGTCCGGCCAGGTGATGGCGGCCGCTTGCCTCCTCGCCGAGAACCCCCGGCCGACCGACGGCGACATCGACGACGCCATGAGCGGCAACCTCTGCCGCTGCGGCACCTACCCCCGGATCCGGAGGGCGATCCATCGGGCGGCGGGCGAGCTCGCGAAGGGAGGCCGGCCGTGA
- a CDS encoding helix-turn-helix domain-containing protein, which yields MTPSPNPACVLDADCPSRQFLARLADKWSVLVIYALEDGPQRNGELQRMIGGISQKMLTQTLRNLERDGLVARKVHAVVPPRVDYALTSLGRSLVRPLAVFCEWAERHLPQMMAARLRYAPKKPLPERVAVQGR from the coding sequence ATGACCCCGAGCCCAAACCCCGCTTGCGTCCTCGATGCGGACTGTCCGTCTCGCCAATTCCTCGCCCGCCTGGCCGACAAGTGGAGCGTGCTCGTGATCTACGCCCTCGAGGACGGCCCGCAGCGGAATGGCGAGCTCCAGAGGATGATCGGGGGGATCTCGCAGAAGATGCTGACCCAGACCCTGCGCAACCTGGAACGGGACGGCCTCGTGGCCCGCAAGGTCCACGCCGTGGTCCCGCCCCGGGTGGACTACGCGCTGACTTCTCTGGGGCGGTCCCTGGTCCGGCCCCTCGCCGTCTTTTGTGAGTGGGCGGAGCGCCACCTCCCCCAGATGATGGCCGCCCGCCTACGCTACGCCCCGAAGAAGCCGCTGCCGGAGAGGGTCGCGGTCCAGGGACGCTAG
- the gatB gene encoding Asp-tRNA(Asn)/Glu-tRNA(Gln) amidotransferase subunit GatB codes for MATATASKGGILTAYEPVIGLEVHCQLLTRTKLFCSCPNHFGDEPNTNVCPVCLGLPGALPVLSRHAITLALRAALATGCTLHETSIFARKNYFYPDLPKGYQISQYERPLATEGHVEIPGGGAFRRVRVQRIHVEEDAGKLLHEGFPWSTEKSGVDFNRSGIPLIEIVSHPDMRSAEEAHDYLTALKALLLYAEVSDCNMEEGSLRCDANVSVRRRGTEPFGTRTEIKNLNSFRNVARAIDYEVARQVAVVEAGQKVVQETRLWNADRSETASMRSKEEAHDYRYFPEPDLPPLVVGRDWIEEVRRSLPELPADKRRRFVAAYGIPDYDAGVLTLSREVADYYEEVARESGSAKAASNWVMTEVLRKLKDDERPLAACPVRPGQLAQMIQLIDAGTISGKTAKDVFEKMWSTGEGAKQIVEREGLLQVSDETAIETAVAEVMAASPVQVETYRKGKTNTLGWFVGQVMKKTGGRANPQVVNALLKKALERKP; via the coding sequence ATGGCGACCGCGACCGCGAGCAAGGGGGGGATCCTCACCGCCTACGAGCCCGTCATCGGCCTCGAGGTCCACTGCCAGCTCCTCACCCGCACCAAGCTCTTCTGCTCCTGCCCCAACCATTTCGGCGACGAACCCAACACCAACGTCTGCCCGGTCTGCCTGGGCCTGCCGGGGGCCCTGCCCGTCCTCTCCCGACACGCCATCACCCTCGCCCTGCGGGCGGCCCTCGCCACCGGATGCACTCTCCACGAGACCTCGATCTTCGCGCGCAAGAACTACTTCTATCCCGACCTCCCCAAGGGCTACCAGATCTCCCAGTACGAGCGCCCGCTGGCCACGGAGGGTCACGTAGAGATCCCGGGGGGCGGCGCCTTCCGCCGCGTGCGCGTGCAGCGCATCCACGTGGAGGAGGACGCGGGCAAGCTCCTCCACGAGGGCTTCCCCTGGTCGACGGAGAAGAGCGGGGTCGACTTCAACCGCAGCGGCATCCCCTTGATCGAGATCGTGTCCCATCCCGACATGCGCAGCGCGGAGGAAGCCCACGACTACCTGACCGCGCTCAAGGCCCTTCTTCTCTACGCGGAGGTGTCCGACTGCAACATGGAGGAGGGCTCTCTGCGCTGCGACGCCAACGTCTCCGTGCGGCGGCGGGGCACGGAGCCCTTCGGCACCCGCACCGAGATCAAGAACCTGAACTCCTTCCGGAACGTGGCCCGGGCCATCGACTACGAGGTGGCGCGCCAGGTGGCGGTGGTGGAGGCGGGGCAGAAGGTGGTGCAGGAGACCCGGCTCTGGAACGCCGACCGGTCCGAGACCGCGTCCATGCGCTCCAAGGAGGAGGCCCACGACTACCGCTACTTCCCGGAGCCGGACCTGCCGCCCCTCGTGGTGGGCCGGGATTGGATCGAGGAGGTGCGGCGCTCCCTCCCCGAGCTGCCCGCGGACAAGCGGCGCCGCTTCGTGGCCGCCTACGGCATCCCGGACTATGACGCGGGGGTCCTGACCCTCTCCCGGGAGGTGGCCGACTACTACGAGGAGGTGGCGCGGGAAAGCGGCAGCGCCAAGGCCGCCTCCAACTGGGTGATGACGGAGGTCCTGCGCAAGCTGAAGGACGACGAGCGGCCCCTGGCCGCCTGTCCGGTCCGGCCCGGTCAGCTGGCGCAAATGATCCAGCTCATCGACGCGGGGACGATCAGCGGGAAGACCGCCAAGGACGTTTTCGAGAAGATGTGGTCCACGGGCGAGGGGGCGAAGCAAATCGTGGAGCGCGAGGGCCTCCTCCAGGTCTCCGACGAAACGGCCATCGAGACCGCCGTCGCGGAGGTCATGGCGGCCAGCCCGGTCCAGGTCGAGACGTACCGGAAGGGCAAGACCAACACTCTCGGTTGGTTCGTGGGCCAGGTCATGAAGAAGACAGGGGGCCGGGCCAACCCCCAGGTCGTCAACGCCCTGCTCAAGAAAGCGCTGGAGAGGAAGCCTTGA
- a CDS encoding DUF2911 domain-containing protein gives MHVRFVAVAAALGLSTVAFAQSPNPRGVASAPLGGKTVTIEYGRPALKGRNLDQLLGELPADRIWRAGENQVTTFTTETDVLVGGKKVPAGKYTLYVYAPATGDWALVLSRDPGQPLGQIWDKAPAELKNAPWPHYRDYQKSIADKEVVRAAMKPSPAATPADLFTITLKPTPDGAGLTLAWGEKTWSLDLKAAK, from the coding sequence ATGCACGTTCGCTTTGTAGCCGTGGCGGCCGCTCTCGGATTGAGCACGGTCGCTTTCGCGCAGTCCCCGAACCCGCGCGGCGTGGCTAGCGCCCCGTTGGGCGGCAAGACGGTCACGATCGAATACGGCCGCCCCGCCCTCAAAGGGCGCAACCTGGACCAGCTGCTGGGCGAGCTCCCCGCCGACCGCATTTGGAGGGCGGGCGAGAACCAGGTGACGACGTTCACCACGGAGACGGACGTCCTCGTCGGCGGCAAGAAAGTGCCGGCGGGCAAGTACACCCTATACGTCTACGCCCCCGCCACCGGCGACTGGGCCCTCGTCCTCAGCCGCGACCCCGGGCAGCCCCTCGGCCAGATCTGGGACAAGGCCCCCGCGGAGCTGAAGAATGCTCCCTGGCCTCACTACCGGGACTACCAGAAGAGCATCGCGGACAAGGAGGTCGTGCGGGCAGCCATGAAGCCGAGCCCGGCCGCGACCCCCGCGGACCTGTTCACGATCACGCTCAAGCCGACCCCGGACGGCGCCGGCCTCACCCTCGCCTGGGGCGAGAAGACCTGGTCGCTGGACCTGAAGGCCGCGAAGTAG
- a CDS encoding methylmalonyl-CoA mutase family protein, translating into MARPASPAPPRPGEERPRAYQTASELPRAAAYGPGDVPDPKTAIGEPGQFPFTRGLHPAGYRGRLWTMRQYAGFGTAAESNRRYRYLLESGTTGLSVAFDLPTQIGYDSDDPQAAGEVGRVGVAIDSLEDMETLFAGIPLDRISTSMTINATAAILLSLYIAVARRRGIPDAALSGTVQNDILKEYAARGTYIYPPAPSLRLVTDVIAYCAQHVPRWNPISISGYHIREAGATAPQEIAFTFADALEYVRAAQRSGLDPDRFGERLSFFFACHSDFIEEVAKFRAARRLWARLMKERFAVKNPKAQQLRFHVQTGGVTLTAQQPDNNVVRVALEALAAVLGGCQSLHTNGKDEALALPTEASARLALRTQQVIAFESGVADTVDPLGGAYAVEAATEALEREALRLLEGIEARGGALRAIEQGEIQRAIQESAYRFQKEVESGERVIVGLNRFLEEGEETGAVLLRIDPALEREQVERLRALRARRASGPWKAALGVLADRARSGENLVPAIIDAVLAGATVGEVAGRLREVFGEHREALVL; encoded by the coding sequence ATGGCCAGGCCCGCGTCACCCGCCCCGCCCCGCCCGGGGGAAGAGAGGCCGCGCGCGTACCAGACGGCCTCTGAGCTCCCCCGCGCCGCGGCGTACGGCCCCGGCGACGTGCCCGATCCAAAGACCGCGATCGGAGAACCGGGGCAGTTTCCGTTCACCCGCGGCCTCCACCCCGCCGGCTACCGCGGCCGACTCTGGACCATGCGCCAGTACGCGGGCTTCGGGACGGCGGCGGAGTCGAACCGCCGCTACCGCTACCTGCTGGAGAGCGGCACCACCGGGCTTTCCGTGGCCTTCGATCTGCCCACCCAGATCGGCTACGACTCCGACGACCCCCAGGCGGCGGGAGAGGTGGGCCGGGTGGGCGTGGCCATCGACAGCCTGGAGGACATGGAGACCCTGTTCGCGGGGATCCCCCTCGACCGCATCTCAACCTCCATGACCATCAATGCCACCGCCGCCATCCTGCTCTCCCTATACATCGCGGTGGCCCGCCGGCGGGGGATCCCCGACGCCGCCCTCTCCGGCACCGTGCAGAACGACATCCTCAAGGAGTACGCGGCGCGCGGCACCTACATCTATCCCCCCGCCCCCTCCCTGCGGCTGGTCACGGACGTCATCGCCTACTGCGCCCAGCACGTGCCCCGCTGGAACCCCATCTCCATCTCTGGCTACCACATCCGGGAGGCGGGGGCGACCGCGCCCCAGGAGATCGCGTTCACTTTCGCCGACGCCCTCGAGTACGTGCGGGCGGCGCAGCGGTCCGGCCTCGACCCCGACCGTTTCGGAGAGCGCCTCTCCTTCTTCTTCGCCTGCCATTCCGACTTCATCGAAGAGGTCGCGAAGTTCCGCGCCGCGCGAAGGCTTTGGGCCCGGCTCATGAAGGAACGCTTCGCGGTCAAGAACCCCAAGGCCCAGCAGCTGCGCTTCCACGTCCAGACGGGGGGCGTGACCTTGACCGCCCAGCAGCCGGACAACAACGTGGTGCGGGTGGCCCTAGAGGCGCTGGCCGCGGTGCTCGGCGGCTGCCAGAGCCTCCACACCAACGGCAAGGACGAGGCCCTGGCCCTGCCCACGGAGGCCTCGGCCCGCCTGGCTCTGCGCACCCAGCAGGTCATCGCCTTCGAGTCGGGGGTGGCCGATACCGTGGATCCCCTGGGCGGCGCCTACGCGGTGGAGGCGGCCACCGAGGCCTTGGAGCGGGAGGCCCTTCGTCTCCTGGAAGGCATCGAAGCCAGAGGCGGGGCCCTCCGGGCCATCGAGCAGGGGGAGATCCAGCGCGCGATCCAGGAGTCGGCCTACCGCTTCCAGAAGGAAGTCGAGTCCGGGGAGCGCGTGATCGTGGGCCTGAACCGGTTCCTTGAGGAGGGCGAGGAGACGGGGGCCGTCCTCCTGCGCATCGATCCCGCCTTGGAGCGCGAGCAGGTAGAGCGACTGCGCGCCCTCCGGGCCCGCCGTGCGTCCGGCCCGTGGAAGGCCGCCCTCGGCGTCCTCGCCGACCGCGCGCGCTCAGGGGAAAACCTGGTACCCGCCATCATCGATGCCGTCCTGGCCGGGGCCACGGTGGGAGAGGTGGCGGGCCGTCTGCGCGAGGTGTTCGGGGAGCACCGCGAGGCCCTGGTCCTCTAA
- the eno gene encoding phosphopyruvate hydratase — protein sequence MTNIDSVFAREILDSRGNPTVEVEVVLEGGALGRAAVPSGASTGEREAVELRDGNRKRYLGKGVQKAVAAVNDALSGQVIGEDALDQALIDQLMIELDGTETKKRLGANAILAVSLAVAKAAAEATGVPLYRYVGGLGARTLPVPFMNIINGGVHADNKLDPQEFMIVPHSAPSFAEALRAGVEVFHHLKSILKKKGYSTAVGDEGGFAPDLKSNEEALETILDAIRAAGYAPGKEVSLALDPAASEFHEGKKYVFRKSGGGTKTSDQMVAMYEKWVKSYPIVSIEDGLGEKDREGWRALTKALGAKIQLVGDDLFVTNPKILAQGIAEGLANAVLVKVNQIGTLTETLDCMALAGRAGYTCMMSHRSGETEDTTIADLAVATSCGQIKTGSASRTDRMAKYNQLLRIEEELGPMARFAGRGAINPRS from the coding sequence ATGACCAACATCGATTCCGTCTTCGCGCGCGAGATCCTGGATAGCCGGGGCAATCCCACCGTAGAGGTGGAGGTGGTGCTCGAGGGAGGGGCCCTGGGCCGCGCCGCGGTGCCTTCGGGGGCCTCCACCGGGGAGCGGGAGGCGGTGGAGCTGCGCGACGGGAACCGGAAGCGCTACCTCGGCAAGGGCGTGCAGAAGGCGGTGGCGGCGGTCAACGACGCCCTCTCCGGCCAGGTCATCGGGGAGGACGCCCTCGATCAAGCCCTGATCGACCAGCTCATGATCGAGCTGGACGGCACCGAGACCAAGAAGCGACTGGGGGCCAACGCCATCCTCGCCGTCTCCCTGGCCGTGGCCAAGGCGGCGGCCGAGGCCACGGGGGTTCCCCTCTACCGCTACGTGGGCGGGCTCGGAGCCCGCACCCTGCCCGTGCCCTTCATGAACATCATCAACGGGGGAGTCCACGCCGACAACAAGCTCGACCCCCAGGAGTTCATGATCGTCCCCCACAGCGCCCCCTCCTTCGCGGAGGCGCTGCGCGCGGGGGTCGAGGTCTTCCACCACCTGAAGTCCATTCTCAAGAAGAAAGGCTACAGCACGGCGGTGGGGGACGAGGGCGGCTTCGCCCCCGACCTCAAGTCGAACGAGGAGGCCCTGGAGACCATCTTGGATGCCATCCGCGCCGCCGGCTACGCGCCGGGGAAAGAGGTCTCGCTCGCCCTGGACCCCGCGGCCAGCGAGTTTCACGAGGGGAAGAAGTACGTCTTCAGGAAGTCCGGGGGCGGGACCAAGACCTCGGATCAGATGGTGGCCATGTACGAGAAGTGGGTCAAGTCCTACCCCATCGTCTCCATCGAGGACGGCCTGGGTGAGAAAGATCGGGAGGGGTGGCGGGCCCTGACCAAGGCGCTCGGCGCCAAGATCCAGCTGGTGGGGGACGATCTCTTCGTCACCAACCCGAAGATCCTGGCCCAAGGGATCGCGGAGGGGCTCGCCAACGCGGTGCTCGTGAAGGTGAACCAGATCGGCACTCTGACCGAGACCCTGGACTGCATGGCCCTGGCCGGCCGCGCCGGATACACCTGCATGATGAGCCACCGCAGCGGCGAGACCGAGGACACCACCATCGCCGACCTGGCCGTGGCCACGAGCTGCGGCCAGATCAAGACCGGCTCCGCCTCCCGCACCGACCGCATGGCCAAGTACAACCAGCTCCTGCGCATCGAAGAGGAGCTCGGGCCCATGGCCCGGTTCGCAGGGCGCGGGGCCATCAACCCGCGAAGCTAG